A stretch of Lysinibacillus agricola DNA encodes these proteins:
- a CDS encoding acyl-CoA dehydrogenase family protein, with protein MNFEFTTEQEMLRKTVRQFVDDEIIPHIAKWDAEGGFDQKIWSRLAELGLMGVCVPEQYGGSGMDYNALAIVCEELERGDTAFRTAVSVHTGLNSMTLMQWGTEAQKQQYLVPQAKGVRIGAFGLTEPGAGSDVAAMSTTAIRDGDFYVLNGQKTWISLCDIADHFIVFAYTDKSKKHHGISAFIVERSMAGFTSKAIKGKYGIRAGNTGELFFEDLRIPVENRLGEEGEGFKIAMSALDNGRFTVAAGAVGLIQACIEASVKYCHERETFGKPIGEHQLVGQMIANMEAGYQMSRLLVYRVGELKNKGVRNTRETSLAKWQACDFANKAADDAVQIHGAYGYSDEYPVARYLRNSKAPVIYEGTREIHTIMQADYVLGKRQDKSLAKMLPKWPFDE; from the coding sequence GAAGATTTGGTCCAGACTTGCTGAGCTTGGCTTAATGGGTGTTTGTGTACCAGAACAATACGGTGGCAGTGGCATGGATTACAATGCGCTTGCCATCGTCTGTGAAGAACTTGAACGTGGAGATACAGCGTTTCGCACAGCTGTTTCAGTTCATACAGGATTGAATAGCATGACCTTAATGCAATGGGGAACAGAGGCTCAAAAACAGCAATATCTTGTTCCGCAGGCGAAAGGGGTTCGAATTGGGGCGTTTGGTTTAACAGAGCCTGGAGCAGGGTCAGATGTAGCCGCAATGTCTACCACCGCTATAAGGGATGGAGATTTTTACGTATTAAATGGGCAGAAAACATGGATTTCTTTATGTGATATAGCTGATCATTTTATCGTTTTTGCTTACACGGATAAATCGAAGAAGCATCATGGCATTAGTGCATTTATCGTAGAGCGTTCTATGGCGGGCTTTACATCGAAGGCCATTAAAGGCAAATACGGTATTCGTGCTGGTAATACAGGGGAGCTCTTTTTTGAAGATCTACGTATACCTGTTGAGAATCGCTTAGGAGAAGAAGGAGAAGGCTTTAAAATTGCAATGTCTGCGCTAGATAATGGTCGTTTTACTGTAGCAGCAGGCGCTGTCGGTCTCATTCAAGCATGTATCGAGGCGAGCGTAAAATACTGTCATGAACGCGAAACATTTGGGAAGCCCATCGGTGAGCATCAGCTAGTTGGTCAAATGATTGCCAACATGGAAGCGGGTTATCAAATGAGTCGTTTGCTTGTATATCGTGTTGGTGAGTTAAAAAACAAAGGTGTGCGCAATACGCGAGAGACATCATTAGCAAAGTGGCAGGCTTGTGATTTTGCCAATAAGGCAGCGGATGATGCTGTACAAATCCATGGAGCATATGGTTATTCAGATGAATATCCAGTCGCTCGTTATTTACGTAACTCGAAAGCGCCCGTTATCTATGAAGGTACGCGTGAGATTCATACAATTATGCAGGCTGACTATGTATTAGGGAAACGTCAAGATAAGTCATTAGCAAAAATGCTACCAAAATGGCCATTTGATGAATAA